The Anoplolepis gracilipes chromosome 14, ASM4749672v1, whole genome shotgun sequence genome includes a window with the following:
- the Scap gene encoding sterol regulatory element-binding protein cleavage-activating protein — protein MSRSLPDRVAGLYYAHGLFCSSHPVIILSLAISVLLFCCYPLVNLPMPGNTPRTVINNTVVPANGTETSVLYVQQVVLRIGVMPWNEDLTLMDAFRGPLYEVFNLLEIIQNYQHPETFKTLGQVCLHIEAAKRRNGKKAEVLPEYNCLVLSPANLWQQSMELFAQDTNLINTIFSYQNLQRGKISLAEVMFGMNLKETGIKRYPARIRQRILQYAVTIYLKKYDQEFIKGLRHRLKTYYQLHQNVGSNTDVDTDDEVLNIFYPGEFNYSEFFPLMMTFLALFFYEYFQVRKIELVKSKLGIAFSATVTVMGSLSMTVGVCFFFGLTLSMSAKEIFPYLVIIFGLENVQVLTKSVVSTPAHLDMKIRVAQALSKEGWSITKNLLTEVTILTIGLFTFVPAIQEFCIFAIVGLLSDFFLQMVFFSTILALDIRRTELSSENSKFHLSHIPTSRRQQFTTTITNRKPHIFRSKSHPRLNGLSTGPTNVIAPNTQNTHTLGKIPKRLRLVHFWARTRIFQRAFMVWMVVWISMTINNSGIIEHVIHLSETLKPEADIDGYTIDKPQSLNNYVELNTVTPISVSPATTASDNLNEQDITNNATEELNKLKPMDFPPWNSLSLYHWASILSMYNVSIAGGRVTILPTIKLSHAMNPQLVKQISNPNDVQHFQWQSLATAALDPLDFSDMEVRSTSERRVFNTDAPFVPSSPMEIFLAAVLCLISVIVVAYTMVVLYRCICSRNYAEWRASWNKQEKTHDSVTQLVLEAVPLVLEGHIQEVECIATDGNTVASTCLAGHIRVWDSISGEELAHIDRRQFFIGPQKTLSQMSPDADELMSDYESGSPPSRGEMETAQSMGLYSPASAMYQAKFSPAYNPHKIVNNNHKRRSVGNTLDYDYQIAELGSDSKQRLLRRSLDSAYDLPDLKPAINTKFSAIKYTPLQKSYDQGFDFGERYKILLEEHNKSIEEIQKSETREQLNIFPARLNNSVGSTASIYTDRTIQSLHVASAIWCMDYQENLIVVGCANGSLEFWEGTTGRFKCLFDDGSGLGISAVRLVGSRVVAAKLNGSVDFLQLESYSEGQQIDWGFTSYRRTHVRTGSAGSPMDLNNSMHTEEDLRCMKIGSHRAHQQAITVLDSEGGRVLTGSQDHTLKVYRLEDQLPLYTLHGHCGPISCLFIDRLSPMTSGSGSQDGLLCVWDLLTGTCMYSIQAHDGAVAAITCSVSYVISIGTDERLCVWERFQGHLLHTLPAHKAAYSLQLVMLTHHLLITSNQGSLVVWDVRTGEPVREVRLGHKDSCIFIKQMLALRDSVVCDYGRQLRVIRFPLVSDKLD, from the exons ATGTCTCGCAGCTTGCCAGACAGAGTGGCCGGGCTCTACTATGCCCATGGCCTATTCTGCTCTTCTCATCCCGTCATCATACTCTCCCTCGCAATCTCGGTTTTGCTATTTTGCTG CTATCCACTTGTCAATCTGCCCATGCCAGGCAATACTCCGAGAACTGTAATAAACAACACCGTCGTTCCAGCGAACGGTACAGAAACTTCAGTATTGTACGTTCAACAAGTTGTACTAAGAATCGGAGTAATGCCATGGAATGAAGATCTGACCCTGATGGATGCCTTTCGAGGGCCTCTCTACGAAGTGTTCAATCTCTTGGAAATTATACAAAACTATCAACACCCAGAAAC ATTCAAGACGCTTGGTCAAGTATGTTTGCATATCGAAGCAGCCAAAAGGCGAAATGGCAAGAAAGCAGAGGTGTTGCCAGAATACAATTGTCTTGTGTTGTCACCTGCAAATCTGTGGCAACAAAGTATGGAATTGTTTGCTCAAGAtacaaatcttattaatacaatattttcttatcag AATCTTCAAAGGGGTAAAATAAGTCTTGCAGAAGTAATGTTTGGAATGAACTTGAAAGAAACGGGAATAAAGAGATATCCTGCTCGTATCCGGCAGAGAATTCTCCAATATGctgtaacaatttatttgaagaaataCGATCAAGA GTTTATAAAAGGATTGCGGCATCGATTGAAAACTTATTATCAACTGCATCAAAATGTTGGCAGCAACACAGACGTTGATACGGACGATGaagtattgaatattttttatcccgGTGAATTCAACTATAGTGAATTCTTCCCATTGATGATGACCTTCCTGGCCTTATTTTTCTACGAATATTTTCAAGTGCGGAAAATAGAACTCGTCAAGTCTAAACTTGGCATTGCATTTAGTGCTACTGTGACAGTGATGGGCTCGCTATCTATGACAGTGGGTGTGTGCTTTTTCTTTGGTTTGACTCTAAGTATGAGCGCCAAGGAAATCTTTCCTTACTTGGTGATTATTTTCGGCCTTGAAAACGTTCAGGTGTTGACAAAAAGTGTCGTCAGCACGCCTGCGCATCTGGATATGAAAATACGTGTCGCTCAAGCTCTCTCAAAGGAGGGATGGTCCATTACCAAGAATCTACTTACAGAAGTAACGATTCTAACGATCGGATTGTTCACTTTCGTTCCTGCTATTCAAGAATTTTGCATATTCGCTATCGTTGGATTACTGAGCGACTTCTTCCTGCAAATGGTATTTTTCTCGACCATTCTCGCACTTGACATTAGACGTACGGAGCTGTCCAGCGAGAATTCCAAGTTTCACTTGTCGCACATTCCGACGTCGCGCAGACAACAGTTCACTACTACTATTACCAACAGAAAGCCTCACATCTTTCGCTCCAAGTCTCATCCAAGATTGAACGGTCTATCCACTGGTCCGACGAACGTTATCGCTCCAAATACACAAAACACTCATACACTGGGCAAGATTCCCAAGCGTTTGAGATTGGTGCACTTTTGGGCGCGAACGCGAATCTTTCAACGTGCATTCATGGTATGGATGGTCGTGTGGATCAGCATGACTATCAACAATTCCGGCATTATCGAACATGTTATACACTTGAGTGAGACGTTAAAACCAGAAGCTGATATTGACGGATATACGATAGATAAACCTCAATCGTTGAATAATTACGTTGAGCTAAATACAGTGACACCAATATCCGTGTCACCGGCAACTACGGCATCAGATAATTTGAACGAACAG gacATAACTAATAACGCGACTGAGGAATTAAACAAGTTAAAGCCAATGGATTTTCCGCCTTGGAATAGCTTATCGTTGTATCATTGGGCTTCGATTCTTTCAATGTATAACGTGTCAATTGCCGGTGGACGAGTGACTATACTTCCGACAATAAAACTATCGCATGCGATGAATCCACAATTAGTAAAACAGATAAGCAATCCGAATGACGTTCAGCACTTCCAGTGGCAAAGTCTTGCTACCGCCGCGCTCGATCCTTTGGATTTTTCTg aTATGGAGGTACGATCGACTTCGGAAAGACGCGTATTCAATACGGACGCGCCTTTTGTACCGTCGAGTCCGATGGAGATATTTTTGGCCGCTGTACTGTGCCTCATTAGTGTGATCGTGGTCGCTTACACGATGGTCGTGCTCTATCGTTGTATCTGCTCCAGAAATTATGCCGAGTGGCGAGCTAGCTGGAACAAGCAAGAAAAAACGCACGATTCCGTTACTCAGTTAGTGCTGGAGGCAGTGCCCTTGGTTTTAGAAGGCCATATTCAGGAAGTGGAATGTATCGCGACGGATGGTAATACCGTTGCTAGTACGTGTCTAGCGGGACACATCCGAGTATGGGATTCGATATCTGGCGAAGAGCTGGCGCATATCGATAGACGGCAATTCTTCATCGGTCCGCAGAAAACTTTGAGTCAAATGTCACCGGATGCTGACGAACTGATGTCGGATTACGAGAGTGGTTCGCCGCCTTCCAGAGGAGAGATGGAAACGGCACAATCGATGGGACTTTACTCACCGGCCTCGGCGATGTATCAAGCAAAGTTCTCTCCCGCTTACAACCCGCACaagattgttaataataaccACAAAAGACGGTCTGTAGGAAACACTCTGGATTATGATTATCAAATCGCTGAACTCGGTAGCGACAGTAAGCAGAGATTGTTACGTCGAAGCTTAGACAGCGCCTACGATCTCCCCGATTTGAAACCGGCGATCAATACTAAATTCTCAGCCATAAAATACACACCCTTGCAAAAAAGCTATGATCAAGGCTTCGATTTTGGCGAGCGATATAAGATTTTACTGGAGGAACATAATAAGTCGATCGAGGAAATACAAAAATCTGAAACTAGAGAACAGTTGAACATTTTCCCCGCGAGACTAAATAACTCAGTTGGTAGCACGGCCTCCATATATACAGATCGCACAATACAGTCGTTGCATGTCGCATCGGCAATTTGGTGTATGGATTATCAGGAAAATCTCATAGTAGTTGGCTGCGCCAATGGCAGTCTAGAATTCTGGGAGGGTACGACCGGTAGATTTAAG TGTCTCTTCGATGATGGATCGGGACTTGGAATTTCTGCCGTTAGACTCGTCGGTAGTAGAGTAGTAGCCGCTAAATTGAACGGATCTGTCGACTTTCTGCAGCTCGAAAGTTACAGTGAAGGCCAGCAGATTGATTGGGGCTTCACGTCCTATAGAAGAA CACATGTGCGAACTGGCAGCGCTGGTTCACCGATGGATCTAAATAACAGTATGCATACGGAGGAAGATCTGCGCTGCATGAAAATTGGTTCTCATAGAGCGCATCAACAAGCGATCACCGTCCTGGATAGCGAAGGAGGACGTGTATTGACGGGTAGTCAGGATCATACTTTGAAAGTATACAG GTTAGAGGATCAATTGCCTCTGTACACGCTTCATGGACATTGCGGTCCGATATCATGCTTGTTTATCGACAGACTCAGTCCTATGACATCCGGTAGTGGGTCTCAGGATGGATTACTGTGCGTGTGGGATCTTTTGACAG GAACATGCATGTATAGTATTCAAGCTCACGATGGTGCTGTAGCTGCTATCACATGTTCGGTATCGTATGTGATAAGTATTGGAACAGATGAAAGATTATGTGTCTGGGAACGTTTTCAAGGACACTTATTACACACTTTGCCAGCACATAAAGCAGCTTACAGTTTACAATTAGTAATGTTGACACATCATCTTCTCATAACTAGTAATCAG GGATCATTAGTAGTCTGGGACGTAAGGACGGGTGAGCCTGTGCGGGAAGTGAGATTGGGTCATAAAGACAGTTGCATTTTCATAAAACAGATGTTGGCTTTGAGAGACAGCGTGGTTTGCGACTACGGTCGACAATTGAGAGTAATCAGATTTCCGTTGGTCTCTGATAAGCTCGATTAA